One region of Priestia megaterium genomic DNA includes:
- a CDS encoding alpha/beta hydrolase family protein has protein sequence MKKWGIIALITVAVLGVTAVFNRAESDDVNKEKLNLLSPYSNKVDVYSITYPSDNLKIKGFLVQPKDIADKHYPLLVYNRGGNREHGMIRAKTLQYLSYWASKGYVVVATQYRGNGGSEGTETYGGKDIDDVLNLIKWGEQLPYVNHQQKVALGYSRGGMMTYLTMKNGVKFDAVVVQSGITDMFQFYDQRGPEMKQVLRTIVGDPAQYPERYKTRSVVYWSDKVNSPLLILQGDHDRKVHHTQAEKLVKQLDEQGKEYKYVLYKNGDHPLTAYYDQYNAEIDKWFKIHLAKQ, from the coding sequence TTGAAAAAATGGGGCATCATTGCATTAATCACTGTAGCTGTGCTCGGTGTGACAGCGGTTTTTAACCGAGCTGAAAGTGATGATGTAAATAAAGAAAAATTGAATTTATTATCGCCTTATTCAAATAAAGTAGATGTATATAGCATTACGTATCCTAGTGATAATTTAAAGATAAAAGGGTTTTTAGTACAGCCTAAAGACATTGCAGACAAACATTATCCGCTTTTAGTATATAATCGCGGAGGAAATCGCGAACATGGCATGATTCGCGCAAAAACACTTCAGTATTTGTCATACTGGGCAAGTAAAGGCTACGTCGTTGTTGCGACTCAATACAGGGGAAATGGCGGAAGTGAAGGAACAGAGACGTACGGTGGTAAAGATATTGACGACGTATTAAATCTTATTAAATGGGGAGAACAGCTTCCTTATGTAAATCACCAGCAAAAGGTAGCGCTAGGATATTCACGCGGCGGTATGATGACGTATTTAACGATGAAAAACGGCGTTAAATTTGATGCTGTTGTCGTACAATCAGGTATTACAGACATGTTTCAATTCTACGACCAAAGAGGGCCTGAAATGAAACAAGTGCTGCGGACAATTGTAGGAGATCCGGCGCAGTATCCAGAGAGGTATAAAACTCGTTCTGTTGTCTACTGGAGCGATAAAGTAAATTCACCTCTTTTAATTTTACAGGGCGATCATGATCGTAAAGTTCACCACACTCAGGCTGAAAAACTTGTGAAACAGCTAGATGAGCAGGGAAAAGAATACAAATATGTACTGTACAAAAATGGAGACCATCCGCTAACTGCTTATTATGATCAATACAACGCGGAAATTGATAAATGGTTTAAAATACATTTAGCTAAGCAGTAA
- a CDS encoding DUF6254 family protein, translating into MTQSKSQKERQWNVRKQSQNPSHGKVKSFEELSEEITPKRK; encoded by the coding sequence ATGACTCAGTCTAAAAGTCAAAAAGAGCGTCAGTGGAACGTACGAAAGCAATCACAAAACCCATCGCATGGAAAAGTAAAGTCTTTTGAAGAACTATCAGAAGAAATCACGCCTAAACGTAAATAA
- a CDS encoding 3-ketoacyl-ACP reductase, with protein MAQSLKGKVALITGAGKGIGRSTAIELAKEGVNIGLIARTEADLKAVASELEAFDVQVAYATADVSSMEEVNAAVEHLHTKLGATDILINNAGIGKFGGFLELDPAEWKQIIDVNLMGVYYVTRAVLPQLIEKNGGDIINISSTAGQKGAPVTSAYSASKFGVLGLTESLALEVRKHNIRVTALTPSTVATELAYKENLTDGNPDKVMQPEDLAEIMVAQLKLHPRIFIKSAGMWSTNP; from the coding sequence ATGGCACAATCACTTAAAGGCAAAGTAGCTCTTATTACAGGAGCAGGAAAAGGCATCGGTCGTTCAACTGCAATTGAATTAGCAAAAGAAGGCGTAAATATCGGTTTAATTGCTCGTACAGAGGCAGATTTAAAGGCTGTGGCTTCTGAACTGGAAGCATTTGATGTACAAGTTGCTTATGCAACAGCAGACGTTTCTTCTATGGAAGAAGTAAACGCAGCAGTTGAGCATCTACATACAAAATTAGGGGCAACGGATATCTTAATCAACAATGCGGGAATCGGTAAATTCGGAGGCTTTTTAGAGCTAGACCCAGCTGAGTGGAAACAAATCATTGATGTGAATTTAATGGGCGTTTACTACGTAACGCGCGCCGTTCTACCTCAATTAATCGAAAAAAATGGTGGAGACATCATCAATATTTCATCCACTGCTGGTCAAAAAGGCGCTCCCGTTACAAGTGCTTACAGCGCTTCAAAATTTGGCGTGCTTGGCTTAACTGAATCTTTAGCGCTAGAAGTGCGCAAACACAATATTCGTGTAACAGCTCTAACACCAAGTACAGTAGCAACGGAATTAGCATATAAAGAAAACTTAACGGATGGCAATCCTGATAAAGTGATGCAGCCTGAAGACCTAGCAGAAATTATGGTAGCACAATTAAAGCTGCATCCGCGTATTTTTATCAAATCTGCGGGCATGTGGTCTACAAATCCATAA
- a CDS encoding spore germination protein produces the protein MRIKKLSELTNKSKQRKEKAGESKDSKATSASSTEEEQKLSERVGDNIFHMKKALGQSTDLVTREFRISIEEKFTLGVAYIDGLVNKDEVEHYALDSIMHYHDEHLTHDDGVVNMYELIKSYSLAAGEIMEAKTLDDALLHVLSGDTVLFLEGYQTCIVASTRGWRDRAVSEPQSQTVVRGPRDSFTETLRTNTALIRRRIKSPKLWIESQQIGEFTKTDIALVYIDGIADEQVIQEVKERLSKIDIDGILESGYIEELIQDEDYTPFPTMHNTERPDSVAAGLLEGRIAILVDGTPFVLMVPALFIQFFQAAEDYYQRADISTLIRLMRYMAFFLALLTPSAYIALTTFHQEMLPFALLISIAAQREGVPFPAIIEAFIMEITFEILREAGVRLPRAVGSAISIVGALVLGEAAVQAGLVSPAMVIVVSITAISNFVSPVYDMAIAVRMLRFILMVLAATFGLFGIILGLILMILHLCSLRSFGVPYMTPMAPFVKRDQKDVLIRRSIKKMKTRPKLINEKNISRQKTQKN, from the coding sequence ATGCGTATTAAAAAACTATCGGAGTTAACGAATAAATCCAAACAGCGGAAAGAAAAAGCTGGTGAATCGAAGGACTCTAAGGCAACTAGTGCTTCTTCCACTGAGGAAGAGCAGAAATTGTCGGAGAGAGTGGGAGATAATATATTCCACATGAAAAAAGCATTAGGACAGAGCACGGACTTAGTGACAAGAGAGTTTCGAATTTCAATTGAAGAAAAATTCACTTTAGGTGTTGCTTACATCGACGGATTGGTAAATAAAGATGAAGTTGAACACTATGCGCTGGACTCCATTATGCATTATCACGATGAGCATTTAACTCATGATGACGGTGTCGTTAATATGTACGAATTGATTAAAAGCTATAGTTTGGCGGCCGGTGAAATTATGGAAGCCAAAACATTGGATGATGCTCTTCTTCATGTTTTATCAGGAGATACCGTGCTGTTTTTAGAAGGGTATCAAACGTGTATTGTGGCAAGTACAAGAGGGTGGAGAGACAGGGCTGTTTCTGAACCACAATCTCAGACCGTTGTAAGAGGACCTCGAGACAGTTTTACAGAAACACTGCGAACGAATACCGCATTGATTCGGCGCCGAATAAAATCTCCAAAACTTTGGATTGAATCTCAGCAAATAGGAGAGTTTACAAAAACGGATATTGCGCTCGTTTATATAGACGGCATTGCGGATGAACAGGTCATTCAAGAGGTAAAAGAGCGTCTTTCTAAAATTGATATAGACGGTATTTTGGAGAGCGGATATATCGAAGAGTTGATTCAAGATGAAGATTATACACCTTTTCCTACTATGCATAACACGGAGCGTCCAGACTCCGTGGCAGCAGGTCTTTTAGAGGGGCGGATAGCCATTTTAGTAGACGGTACACCTTTTGTATTGATGGTTCCTGCCCTATTTATTCAATTTTTTCAGGCGGCCGAAGATTATTACCAGCGCGCAGATATTAGTACATTGATTCGCTTAATGCGCTACATGGCATTTTTCTTAGCCCTTTTAACACCTTCTGCTTATATTGCTTTAACTACTTTTCATCAAGAGATGCTTCCTTTTGCTTTGTTAATTAGTATTGCAGCTCAAAGGGAAGGTGTGCCTTTTCCAGCTATTATTGAAGCGTTTATTATGGAAATCACGTTTGAAATTTTGCGAGAAGCGGGAGTCCGATTGCCTCGAGCAGTAGGTTCAGCTATTTCAATCGTGGGAGCACTCGTTTTAGGAGAAGCCGCCGTACAAGCTGGATTAGTATCGCCTGCAATGGTTATCGTTGTATCCATCACCGCTATTAGTAACTTTGTTTCACCGGTGTATGATATGGCCATTGCAGTAAGGATGCTGCGCTTTATTTTAATGGTTTTAGCAGCTACTTTTGGCTTGTTCGGTATTATCCTCGGGCTAATTTTAATGATTTTACATTTATGCAGCTTAAGGTCATTTGGAGTCCCTTATATGACACCTATGGCTCCCTTTGTGAAGCGTGATCAAAAGGATGTTCTAATTAGACGTTCAATCAAAAAAATGAAAACAAGGCCAAAGCTTATTAACGAGAAGAATATTTCACGTCAAAAGACGCAAAAAAACTAA
- a CDS encoding Ger(x)C family spore germination protein, with the protein MKAFLMLCICSLLLSGCWSSRELNELAITVAVGIDKAEDGIIVTVQLINPGDIQAKTPTNGPSVTTFSIKASSVMEGLRKITTKSPRKIYLSHLRMLVISESMAEEGIAEVLDFFARDHEVRTDYFVVVAKNTKASSVLNVLTTIEKIPANHMFASLDVSQRIWAPTRGVKLNELISNLTSEGKQAVLSGVLVKGDVKKAGDMSSISRTNLSTLLNFKGLGVFQNDKLIGWFNEDESKGYNYITGNVKSTLIVIPCEGKEKQHDIIGVEMLRTNVKVTASMKNHKPHIHVDLKGEANVADVECQVNLQDPAVINMLERKTAADVKEKMNDAVEKAQKDYKSDIFGFGETFYRQDVKRWYKMKRDWNRIYAEDLTVDLDAKVQIRRLGTLNNSYMKQMKH; encoded by the coding sequence ATGAAAGCATTTCTGATGTTATGTATCTGTTCATTGCTGTTAAGCGGCTGCTGGAGCAGTCGAGAGTTGAATGAGCTAGCCATTACGGTTGCTGTCGGAATTGATAAAGCAGAAGATGGCATTATTGTTACAGTTCAGCTGATTAACCCTGGTGATATTCAGGCCAAAACCCCTACAAACGGGCCTTCTGTTACCACATTCTCTATTAAGGCTTCGTCTGTAATGGAAGGGTTAAGAAAAATAACGACAAAATCCCCGCGGAAAATTTATCTTTCTCATTTACGAATGCTAGTCATTAGCGAAAGCATGGCGGAAGAGGGTATTGCTGAAGTGCTTGATTTCTTTGCTCGGGATCATGAAGTGCGTACCGATTATTTTGTTGTTGTTGCTAAAAACACGAAAGCATCGAGCGTTCTGAACGTATTAACAACAATTGAAAAAATACCAGCTAACCATATGTTTGCTTCATTAGACGTCTCTCAGCGTATTTGGGCACCCACGAGAGGCGTAAAGTTAAATGAACTGATTAGTAACTTAACGAGCGAAGGAAAGCAGGCGGTGTTATCGGGAGTATTGGTCAAAGGCGACGTGAAAAAGGCAGGAGATATGTCCAGCATTTCCCGCACCAATCTGTCCACCCTGCTCAATTTTAAAGGATTAGGTGTCTTTCAAAATGATAAGCTGATCGGCTGGTTCAATGAAGACGAAAGTAAAGGATATAACTATATTACAGGAAATGTAAAAAGTACGTTAATTGTTATTCCATGCGAAGGAAAAGAAAAACAGCACGATATCATCGGAGTAGAAATGCTTCGAACGAACGTGAAGGTAACGGCTTCTATGAAAAACCATAAGCCTCATATTCACGTGGATTTAAAAGGTGAAGCAAACGTGGCAGATGTAGAGTGTCAAGTAAACTTACAGGACCCAGCTGTAATCAATATGCTCGAACGAAAAACAGCAGCGGACGTAAAAGAAAAAATGAATGACGCAGTGGAAAAAGCTCAAAAAGATTATAAAAGTGATATCTTCGGTTTTGGAGAAACGTTTTACAGACAAGATGTAAAGAGATGGTACAAAATGAAAAGAGACTGGAACAGAATTTACGCAGAAGATTTAACCGTCGATTTAGATGCCAAAGTTCAAATCCGTCGCTTAGGCACGTTAAATAACTCATATATGAAGCAAATGAAGCATTAA
- a CDS encoding GerAB/ArcD/ProY family transporter produces MMQIKEFITPKQLLFLIYFFCIGSAILAVPATLLETNRQNAWVCSVLAIGFALLIVAVLLWLMHRYPQQTFIEIAKKALGPYAGACMSLIYIFFMFIQSTFSLRDISTFMTTQIVPETLPTWIHALVILAVIYGGYLGIEVIARTAEIFLPWIVVPFLLLISLNIPQMKLDRLYPLFEFRMDDLVLGTTYFLGNPFMELIFVLMITPHIKDGKKVKRMIVIGTVASGLTITIAVAACILALGANIASMHSYPVYLLGKMISLGATIQHVEVLVAIIWMLSIFFKVVIVFYAIQLSIAQLCNLRVRNFLSFPLGLIITGVAYYIIPNTAYFNYFEKYYWPFYLFVLSVCFPLLFIALSYIKRNKAAKGDRSQQT; encoded by the coding sequence ATGATGCAAATAAAAGAATTTATTACTCCGAAACAACTTCTTTTTCTCATTTATTTTTTTTGTATCGGAAGCGCTATTTTGGCAGTTCCGGCTACGTTATTAGAAACGAATAGACAAAATGCCTGGGTATGTAGTGTGCTTGCTATTGGCTTTGCCCTTTTAATTGTTGCGGTGCTGTTATGGCTGATGCACCGTTACCCTCAGCAAACGTTCATTGAAATAGCTAAAAAAGCGCTAGGTCCTTACGCCGGAGCGTGTATGTCTCTTATTTACATTTTTTTTATGTTCATTCAATCTACGTTTTCCCTTCGAGATATCAGTACATTTATGACGACGCAAATTGTCCCTGAAACGCTGCCTACGTGGATTCATGCTCTTGTGATTTTAGCGGTTATATACGGAGGATATTTAGGCATTGAAGTGATAGCGAGAACCGCGGAAATCTTTTTACCGTGGATCGTCGTCCCTTTTTTATTGTTAATTTCGTTAAATATTCCTCAGATGAAACTGGATCGTCTTTACCCTTTGTTTGAATTCCGCATGGATGATTTAGTGTTAGGGACCACGTATTTCTTAGGAAATCCGTTTATGGAATTGATTTTTGTGCTAATGATTACGCCTCATATAAAAGATGGAAAAAAGGTAAAAAGAATGATTGTTATCGGCACTGTGGCATCGGGCTTGACGATTACGATTGCAGTTGCGGCTTGTATATTAGCTCTTGGCGCGAATATTGCATCAATGCACAGCTACCCAGTTTATTTATTAGGAAAAATGATTTCGTTAGGTGCAACGATACAGCATGTTGAAGTATTAGTAGCTATTATTTGGATGTTATCTATCTTTTTTAAAGTTGTCATTGTGTTCTATGCTATTCAGTTAAGTATCGCTCAATTATGTAATTTACGGGTGCGCAATTTTTTGAGCTTTCCTTTAGGTCTAATCATTACAGGCGTGGCGTATTACATTATTCCAAATACAGCATACTTCAATTATTTTGAAAAATATTACTGGCCGTTTTATTTATTTGTACTAAGCGTCTGTTTTCCGTTGTTATTTATTGCGCTTTCTTATATAAAGAGAAATAAGGCAGCTAAAGGTGATAGAAGCCAACAAACATAG
- the queC gene encoding 7-cyano-7-deazaguanine synthase QueC, protein MMKNEKAIVVFSGGQDSTTCLFWALKNFKEVETVTFQYGQRHSQEIEVAKAIAADLGVKHTVLDMSLLNQLAPNALTRDDIEIEQKEGELPTTFVDGRNLLFLSFAAVLAKNSGGRHIVTGVCETDFSGYPDCRDVFVKSLNVTLNLSMDFEFVIHTPLMWIDKAETWALADELGALEYVREKTLTCYNGIVADGCGECPACQLRKRGLDQYLQTKEGGEK, encoded by the coding sequence ATGATGAAAAATGAAAAAGCTATTGTTGTATTTAGCGGAGGTCAAGATAGTACAACATGTCTATTTTGGGCTTTGAAAAACTTTAAAGAAGTAGAAACGGTTACTTTCCAATACGGTCAGCGTCATAGTCAAGAGATAGAGGTAGCAAAAGCTATCGCAGCTGATTTAGGTGTGAAGCATACCGTCCTAGATATGTCACTTTTAAATCAATTAGCACCAAATGCCTTAACGCGAGATGATATTGAAATTGAGCAAAAAGAAGGAGAGTTGCCTACAACGTTTGTGGATGGCCGCAATCTGTTATTTTTATCATTTGCTGCCGTACTGGCTAAAAACAGCGGAGGCCGTCATATCGTAACAGGCGTTTGTGAAACTGATTTTTCGGGATATCCAGACTGTCGAGACGTATTTGTGAAATCGTTAAACGTCACGCTTAATTTATCAATGGACTTCGAGTTTGTGATTCATACGCCGCTTATGTGGATTGATAAAGCAGAAACGTGGGCGTTAGCGGATGAGCTAGGAGCGCTTGAATATGTGCGTGAAAAAACATTAACGTGCTACAACGGTATTGTTGCTGATGGGTGCGGCGAATGTCCCGCATGTCAATTGCGAAAACGCGGGTTAGATCAATACCTGCAAACAAAAGAAGGAGGAGAAAAATAA
- the queD gene encoding 6-carboxytetrahydropterin synthase QueD yields the protein MLQQMYPQVFHDYEYELNKDMQFAAAHFVPHTEAGKCRQVHGHTYFVNLTVAGDTLDEAGFLVNFALLKKIVSGQFDHTLLNDHSIFNEENPNDFPTTEVVARKIYELVQEYLDTLPNKPSCVQVFVRETPTSYVVYRPKKVKKRG from the coding sequence ATGCTGCAACAAATGTATCCTCAAGTCTTTCATGACTATGAATATGAATTGAACAAAGATATGCAGTTTGCTGCGGCACATTTTGTTCCTCATACAGAAGCAGGAAAATGCCGTCAAGTCCATGGACATACGTATTTTGTAAATTTAACTGTTGCCGGAGATACATTAGACGAAGCGGGCTTTTTAGTAAACTTTGCGCTATTGAAAAAAATTGTTTCTGGTCAATTTGATCATACATTATTGAACGATCATTCTATCTTTAACGAAGAAAATCCAAATGATTTTCCTACAACTGAAGTTGTTGCTCGTAAAATTTATGAGTTGGTTCAAGAATATCTAGACACACTACCAAATAAGCCTTCTTGCGTACAAGTATTCGTGCGGGAAACGCCGACAAGTTACGTAGTTTACCGCCCAAAGAAGGTGAAAAAACGTGGCTAA
- the queE gene encoding 7-carboxy-7-deazaguanine synthase QueE, translating to MANTIPVLEIFGPTIQGEGMVVGRKTMFVRTAGCDYSCSWCDSAFTWDGSAKNDIRQLTAEQIWTELKEIGGECFDHVTISGGNPALIKAIGSLVELLHSHGVKAALETQGSRYQDWFLKIDDLTISPKPPSSLMKTNFSVLDDIIETLIKEKRMAHISIKVVVFNDEDFEYAASVHERYPEVPFFVQVGNEDLTTIDNASLTQELLKKYEWLIDKAVAAKNMNDVRVLPQVHALVWGNKRGV from the coding sequence GTGGCTAATACAATTCCAGTACTTGAAATATTCGGCCCAACGATTCAAGGGGAAGGAATGGTTGTAGGACGTAAGACGATGTTTGTTCGTACCGCAGGCTGTGATTATTCCTGCAGCTGGTGTGATTCAGCTTTTACATGGGATGGATCAGCTAAAAACGATATTCGTCAGCTAACAGCAGAACAAATTTGGACGGAGCTTAAAGAAATTGGAGGAGAGTGCTTTGATCACGTCACCATTTCTGGAGGAAACCCTGCGCTTATCAAGGCGATTGGTTCACTTGTAGAGCTTTTGCACAGTCATGGGGTAAAAGCAGCTCTTGAAACACAGGGAAGCCGTTATCAGGATTGGTTCCTAAAGATCGATGATTTAACGATTTCTCCTAAGCCTCCAAGTTCATTAATGAAAACAAATTTCTCCGTATTAGACGATATTATAGAGACATTAATAAAGGAAAAACGCATGGCGCACATAAGCATAAAAGTCGTTGTATTTAATGATGAGGACTTTGAGTATGCAGCGTCTGTTCATGAACGTTATCCTGAGGTTCCATTTTTTGTTCAAGTAGGCAACGAGGACTTAACGACAATCGATAATGCGTCGTTAACACAAGAATTGCTTAAAAAGTATGAGTGGTTAATCGACAAGGCAGTGGCAGCTAAAAACATGAACGATGTAAGAGTTCTGCCGCAGGTTCACGCCCTTGTTTGGGGAAATAAACGAGGCGTGTAA
- the queF gene encoding preQ(1) synthase, translating into MSGRKDEELEGVSLLGNQGTNYLFEYSPEILEAFDNKHPNRDYFVKFNCPEFTSLCPKTGQPDFATIYISYIPDEKMVESKSLKLYLFSFRNHGDFHEDCMNIIMNDLIKLMNPRYIEVWGKFTPRGGISIDPYTNYGRPGTKYEEMANYRLMNHDLYPETIDNR; encoded by the coding sequence ATGAGCGGTCGAAAAGATGAAGAATTAGAAGGTGTATCACTCCTTGGAAATCAAGGAACAAACTATTTGTTTGAATATTCACCAGAGATTCTAGAAGCATTTGATAACAAACATCCAAATCGTGATTATTTTGTGAAATTTAACTGTCCGGAATTTACGAGCTTATGTCCAAAAACGGGTCAGCCGGATTTCGCAACCATTTATATTAGTTACATTCCAGATGAAAAAATGGTGGAAAGCAAGTCGTTAAAGCTTTATTTGTTCAGCTTCCGTAACCATGGAGATTTCCATGAAGACTGTATGAATATTATTATGAATGACTTAATTAAACTGATGAATCCAAGATATATTGAAGTATGGGGAAAATTCACACCACGCGGCGGGATTTCAATTGATCCATATACAAACTATGGCCGTCCTGGTACGAAGTATGAAGAAATGGCTAATTATCGCCTGATGAATCATGATTTATACCCAGAAACAATTGATAATCGTTAA
- a CDS encoding NAD(P)H-binding protein: MSQRSALVLGASGLVGQELLKMLLSNSLYNHVTVFVRKKLPIEHTKLRQLEIDFSELDKHEECFAVDDVYCCLGTTMKKAKTKAKFIKVDYEFPLKAAKCAEKYRCKNFLTITAIGADLRSPFFYSKVKGQVEEDIASLYIRSTHFFRPSLLLGKRQEFRLFEKLGGYTLKSCSFCLVGKWRKYRPIKAYNVAKSMMKAALEDKCGVHVHESQDIYTGECYYSFTNGKRVLSK; this comes from the coding sequence ATGTCACAGAGATCAGCATTAGTATTAGGTGCAAGCGGACTTGTTGGTCAAGAACTTTTAAAAATGTTATTAAGCAACAGCTTATATAACCATGTGACAGTGTTTGTTCGAAAAAAGCTACCAATCGAACACACAAAGCTACGTCAGCTTGAAATTGATTTTTCAGAGCTTGATAAGCACGAAGAATGCTTTGCAGTTGATGATGTATATTGCTGTTTAGGCACGACAATGAAAAAAGCAAAAACAAAAGCGAAATTCATTAAAGTTGACTACGAATTTCCTTTAAAAGCGGCTAAATGTGCAGAAAAATATCGCTGCAAAAACTTTTTAACGATTACAGCAATTGGTGCTGATCTTCGTTCGCCATTCTTTTACAGTAAAGTAAAGGGGCAAGTAGAAGAAGATATCGCAAGCTTGTATATCCGTTCTACTCACTTTTTCCGCCCATCGTTATTATTAGGCAAGCGCCAAGAGTTTCGCCTATTTGAAAAGCTTGGGGGATACACGTTAAAGTCGTGTTCATTTTGCCTTGTAGGAAAGTGGAGAAAATATCGTCCAATTAAAGCGTATAACGTAGCCAAATCCATGATGAAAGCTGCACTTGAAGATAAATGTGGTGTTCATGTACATGAAAGCCAAGACATCTATACAGGTGAATGCTATTATTCGTTTACCAACGGCAAACGCGTGTTATCAAAATAA
- a CDS encoding YkvS family protein has protein sequence MKIAEVGNLIEFKNGLQGIVEKVNENSVIVDLTYMTNYRDLDLEQRTVVNHKNYTIINPAM, from the coding sequence ATGAAAATAGCAGAGGTAGGAAACTTGATAGAATTTAAAAATGGCTTACAGGGCATTGTCGAAAAAGTAAATGAAAACTCCGTGATTGTTGATTTGACTTACATGACAAACTACCGGGATTTAGACTTAGAACAGCGAACTGTTGTCAACCACAAAAACTACACGATTATTAATCCCGCTATGTAA
- a CDS encoding patatin-like phospholipase family protein: MKDTGLVLEGGGMRGLYTTGVLDYFMERNLYLPYVIGVSAGACHATSYLSRQIGRSRKANLDFLEDPRYLSWKNYFKTKEIFGMDFVFDEIPNQLLPFDFEAFAERTEKLVVGATDCVTGEPVYFDEYDRDILTAVRASSSLPFLAPVVTYKGKELLDGGISDPIPIKKAVQDGYRKNIVVLTRNEGYRKKKSNMLWLLKRKYRHYDGLTRALENRYKLYNETLSYIEEQERQGNIFVIRPQSPLVVGRIEKNRERLDALYNQGYKEAEAQFASLQNWLNS, translated from the coding sequence TTGAAAGATACTGGACTCGTGCTCGAAGGAGGCGGTATGAGAGGCCTTTATACAACCGGAGTTTTAGATTACTTTATGGAAAGAAATCTGTACCTTCCGTATGTAATTGGCGTTTCAGCCGGCGCTTGTCATGCCACTTCTTATTTATCTAGACAAATAGGAAGAAGTCGCAAAGCTAATTTAGATTTTTTAGAGGATCCTCGCTACTTGTCGTGGAAAAATTATTTTAAAACAAAAGAGATATTTGGAATGGATTTCGTTTTTGATGAAATTCCTAATCAGCTTCTTCCATTTGACTTTGAGGCATTTGCTGAGCGTACAGAGAAGCTTGTAGTAGGAGCAACGGACTGCGTGACGGGAGAACCCGTTTATTTTGATGAGTATGATCGGGATATTTTGACAGCGGTTCGCGCTTCTAGTTCCCTTCCATTTTTAGCACCTGTCGTTACATATAAAGGAAAAGAGCTGTTAGATGGAGGAATCAGTGATCCGATTCCAATCAAAAAAGCAGTGCAGGATGGATATAGAAAAAATATTGTTGTGCTAACGCGAAATGAAGGATATCGAAAAAAGAAATCAAATATGCTTTGGTTATTGAAGCGCAAATATCGTCATTATGATGGGCTGACTCGTGCGCTTGAGAACCGCTATAAATTGTATAATGAAACATTGTCATATATTGAAGAGCAGGAAAGACAGGGGAATATCTTTGTGATTCGTCCGCAATCCCCTCTTGTAGTAGGGCGAATTGAGAAGAATCGTGAGCGTCTCGACGCTCTTTATAACCAAGGATATAAAGAAGCTGAAGCTCAATTTGCGTCTCTGCAAAATTGGCTGAACAGCTAA
- a CDS encoding cell wall hydrolase: MKHSYMKSMVVACLATLSFIGFNATATAATNYKVVKGDSLWKLGKRYSVTIDDIKKLNNRQGDMIYIGETLAIPSKTKVLAAETTEPSTAAPANTAKPEPKPEAKPAEQETPAVSISSSEKDLLARLVEAEAKGESYEGKVGVATVVLNRVDSPKFPDTVTGVIKQVVGKAYAFSPVQNGSINKPASEDSKKAVEQALTRKDRLDDSIYFYNPKTATDNWIRSRAVIKTIDHHVFAK; this comes from the coding sequence ATGAAACATAGTTATATGAAATCAATGGTAGTAGCTTGTTTAGCTACTCTTTCATTTATAGGTTTTAATGCAACAGCTACGGCTGCAACTAATTATAAAGTAGTCAAAGGCGATAGTCTTTGGAAGTTAGGTAAAAGATATAGTGTAACAATTGACGATATTAAAAAATTAAACAATCGTCAAGGAGATATGATTTATATTGGTGAAACATTAGCTATTCCGAGTAAGACAAAAGTGCTGGCTGCTGAAACAACGGAACCTTCAACGGCAGCACCTGCTAATACGGCTAAGCCAGAACCAAAACCAGAAGCCAAACCTGCAGAGCAGGAAACACCTGCAGTTTCGATTTCGTCAAGCGAAAAAGATTTATTAGCTCGCTTAGTAGAAGCTGAAGCAAAAGGCGAATCGTATGAAGGAAAAGTAGGGGTAGCAACAGTGGTGTTAAACCGTGTAGATTCTCCGAAGTTTCCAGATACGGTAACAGGAGTTATTAAACAAGTTGTCGGAAAAGCATACGCTTTTTCACCGGTTCAAAACGGATCAATTAACAAACCTGCTTCAGAAGATTCGAAAAAAGCAGTAGAGCAAGCGTTGACTAGAAAAGATCGTTTAGACGATTCCATTTACTTTTATAATCCAAAAACAGCTACCGATAACTGGATTCGTTCACGTGCTGTAATTAAAACAATTGATCATCACGTGTTTGCTAAATAA